A DNA window from Candidatus Zixiibacteriota bacterium contains the following coding sequences:
- a CDS encoding helix-turn-helix transcriptional regulator, with protein sequence MVARLGGEISVERTALLRHYLQRSIFLSTIFGFSSVAEGIGSLPPMFRPDIHRELLFPAIEPIRALAYAPRTFTKCLVTMPRPTPNAIRYYRRRANLKLYQVAHALGLSSPAHLAHWEHGRKVPTLDNLLKLAAVLKVPVEVLYLERLKHHRRVITERQAMPAKKPL encoded by the coding sequence ATGGTGGCTCGACTCGGAGGGGAAATCTCGGTCGAACGGACGGCTCTTTTGCGACACTACCTGCAGAGGAGTATTTTTTTATCCACCATCTTCGGTTTTTCTTCGGTTGCTGAGGGAATCGGTAGTCTCCCACCGATGTTCCGCCCTGATATCCACCGCGAGTTGCTCTTCCCGGCAATTGAGCCGATCCGTGCCCTCGCGTACGCTCCACGCACGTTCACCAAATGCCTTGTCACCATGCCCCGCCCCACACCAAACGCCATTCGCTACTACCGCCGCCGCGCCAACCTGAAGCTGTACCAGGTCGCGCACGCGCTCGGCTTATCGAGTCCGGCGCACCTCGCGCACTGGGAACACGGTCGCAAGGTCCCGACGCTCGACAACCTGTTGAAGCTCGCGGCGGTTCTCAAAGTGCCGGTGGAAGTCCTCTACCTGGAGCGGCTCAAGCACCACCGCCGTGTGATCACGGAACGCCAGGCGATGCCCGCGAAGAAGCCCCTATGA